Proteins co-encoded in one Kribbella qitaiheensis genomic window:
- a CDS encoding LysR family transcriptional regulator ArgP, protein MQIDSAQLDTFAAVIDEGSFEAAARRLRITPSAVSQRIKVLESRLGHVLIQRTKPARSTEAGEALLRLARQVDLLETEAIASVKGKVEGLRLPIAVNADSLNGWFLPALLDVPPELVTAFDLRQEDQDHSAELLRNGTVLAAVTADPRPVQGCRVRALGKMRYLSITTPEFAERWLTGRPLVDAMQTAPMIVFNAKDTLQHRLMRKVTRRRLDPPVHSIPAPGPFVRAIRLGLGWGMIEEEVVEADLVAGCLVEVAPGKYVDVPLYWQHWKLDSAVLDALTTAVLRAAATGLRSP, encoded by the coding sequence ATGCAGATCGACTCCGCACAGCTCGACACCTTCGCGGCCGTGATCGACGAGGGCAGCTTCGAGGCGGCCGCCCGGCGGCTGCGGATCACCCCGTCAGCAGTGAGCCAGCGAATCAAGGTTCTGGAGAGCCGGCTCGGTCATGTCCTGATCCAGCGGACCAAGCCGGCTCGGAGTACGGAGGCCGGCGAGGCGCTGCTGCGGCTGGCCCGGCAGGTGGACCTGCTGGAGACCGAGGCGATCGCCTCGGTCAAGGGCAAGGTGGAAGGGCTACGGCTACCGATCGCGGTGAACGCGGACTCGCTCAACGGCTGGTTCCTGCCCGCCCTGCTCGACGTACCGCCGGAGCTCGTGACGGCCTTCGACCTGCGCCAAGAGGACCAAGATCACTCGGCCGAGCTGCTCCGCAACGGCACCGTGCTTGCTGCGGTGACAGCCGATCCGCGGCCGGTGCAGGGCTGCCGGGTTCGGGCCTTGGGGAAGATGCGATATCTGTCGATCACCACGCCCGAGTTCGCCGAGCGCTGGCTGACCGGGCGGCCGCTCGTGGACGCTATGCAGACCGCGCCGATGATCGTCTTCAACGCTAAAGACACGCTGCAGCACCGGTTGATGCGCAAGGTGACCCGGCGCCGCCTCGACCCGCCGGTCCACTCGATCCCCGCGCCGGGGCCGTTCGTCCGGGCGATCCGGCTCGGCCTCGGCTGGGGGATGATCGAGGAGGAGGTGGTCGAGGCAGACCTGGTGGCCGGCTGCCTGGTAGAAGTTGCCCCCGGCAAGTATGTCGACGTACCGCTGTACTGGCAGCACTGGAAGCTCGACTCCGCCGTCCTGGACGCACTCACCACCGCCGTACTGCGGGCTGCCGCGACGGGCCTGCGTAGTCCCTGA
- a CDS encoding type 1 glutamine amidotransferase domain-containing protein: protein MSTDQPRAAKKVLLLASNPSTSAQTGWPIGFWWAELTHPYFEFTAAGYEVTIASPDGGALQADSYSDPRDESGYSAEDLISRGFIASPKHAQLVEKTPSLAALRPQDYDAVFLVGGQAPMYTFRTDRRVKDLVGEFVAAGKITAVVCHATCVLLDATTPDGDLVVAGRTWTGFANSEEEFADEFVNQKIQPFWIEDEARKLDRTNFIVHGRFKPHAVRDGNLITGQQQNSGAAAARLVIEALGR from the coding sequence ATGAGCACTGATCAACCCCGAGCCGCCAAGAAGGTTCTGCTGCTCGCGTCCAACCCGAGTACGTCCGCCCAGACCGGCTGGCCGATCGGATTCTGGTGGGCGGAGCTGACCCATCCGTACTTCGAGTTCACCGCTGCCGGCTACGAGGTGACGATCGCCAGCCCCGATGGCGGCGCCCTGCAGGCAGACAGCTATTCCGACCCGAGGGACGAGTCCGGCTACTCCGCCGAGGACCTCATCAGCCGTGGCTTCATCGCCAGCCCGAAGCACGCGCAGTTGGTCGAGAAGACCCCCTCGCTGGCGGCCCTCCGCCCACAGGATTACGACGCTGTCTTCCTGGTCGGCGGCCAGGCTCCGATGTACACCTTCCGCACCGACCGGCGGGTCAAGGACCTGGTCGGCGAATTCGTTGCCGCCGGCAAGATCACCGCCGTCGTCTGCCACGCCACCTGCGTCCTGCTCGACGCGACCACCCCGGACGGCGACCTGGTCGTGGCCGGCCGGACCTGGACCGGATTCGCCAACTCCGAAGAAGAGTTCGCCGACGAGTTCGTCAATCAGAAGATCCAGCCCTTCTGGATCGAGGACGAGGCCAGGAAGCTCGACCGGACGAACTTCATCGTGCACGGCAGATTCAAGCCGCACGCGGTCCGTGACGGCAACTTGATCACCGGCCAGCAACAGAACTCCGGCGCGGCCGCGGCTCGCCTCGTCATCGAGGCGCTGGGACGGTGA
- a CDS encoding DMT family transporter, with amino-acid sequence MIGTDRRQGLLAAGAAAVTVVLWASAFVAIRHVGHEFSAGALSLGRLLVGSLVLGAFVFARPRRWPAKGDWKLLLVCGLLWFGVYNVALNAAEKRLDAGTAAMLVNIGPLLIALLAGLLLGEGFPRQLVIGSIAAFGGVVVIGTSSSDGKAETWGVILCIVAAVAYAVGVVAQKPLLGRLPALEVTWLACTIGAVACLPFAPALVRETGDARSSTIWWIVFLGAFPTALAFTTWAYALARTSAGKMGATTYLVPPLAIFLGWLFLDESPAPLAFAGGALCLLGVAVSRYRPKRAPMPATNKLNPVSKPSSNS; translated from the coding sequence GTGATCGGGACCGATAGGCGCCAAGGTTTGCTGGCTGCGGGCGCGGCAGCTGTGACGGTAGTTCTCTGGGCTTCGGCCTTCGTGGCGATCAGGCACGTTGGTCACGAGTTCTCTGCCGGTGCGCTGTCGCTCGGGCGGCTGCTGGTCGGGAGTCTGGTGCTCGGCGCGTTTGTCTTCGCCCGGCCGCGGAGGTGGCCGGCCAAGGGTGACTGGAAGTTGCTGCTCGTCTGCGGGCTGTTGTGGTTCGGCGTCTACAACGTCGCGCTGAATGCGGCCGAGAAGCGGCTGGACGCGGGGACGGCGGCCATGCTCGTGAACATCGGCCCGCTCTTGATCGCGTTGCTCGCCGGCCTGCTGCTGGGTGAAGGCTTCCCGCGGCAGTTGGTGATCGGCAGCATCGCCGCGTTCGGTGGAGTGGTGGTGATCGGTACGTCGTCCTCGGACGGCAAGGCCGAGACCTGGGGAGTGATCCTCTGCATCGTCGCAGCGGTCGCCTATGCGGTCGGGGTGGTGGCGCAGAAGCCCCTGCTCGGCCGGCTTCCCGCACTCGAGGTGACCTGGCTGGCCTGCACGATCGGTGCGGTCGCTTGCCTGCCGTTCGCGCCCGCGCTGGTCCGCGAGACCGGTGACGCCCGGTCGTCGACGATCTGGTGGATCGTGTTCCTGGGTGCCTTCCCGACCGCGTTGGCGTTCACCACGTGGGCGTATGCCCTGGCGCGAACGAGCGCGGGGAAGATGGGCGCGACGACGTACCTGGTGCCGCCGTTGGCGATCTTCCTCGGCTGGCTGTTCCTCGACGAGTCGCCGGCGCCGCTGGCCTTTGCCGGTGGGGCGTTGTGTCTGCTCGGAGTCGCCGTCTCCCGCTATCGGCCGAAGCGCGCGCCGATGCCGGCGACGAACAAACTCAATCCGGTCTCGAAGCCGTCGTCGAACTCGTAG
- a CDS encoding pyridoxal-phosphate dependent enzyme, protein MLWHHNPAGRDWRCSAAPTEVLAFHRGLADYAPTPLREVPSLAAELGVGRLLVKDESQRLGLGAFKALGAWWAIHCAVQEHTGSLELVTATDGNHGRAVARMAAMLGLPAHVFVPDVISERAVDAIRAEGATVTVVPKSYDAAVAAAASVATGNRVLIQDAAWPGYEVVPQRIVDGYSTLFREIVVEPDLVVVPMGVGSVAQAAVTHYRSCAAAPVVLGVEPERAACISASLEADELVSVSTGTTVMAGLNCGTPSTLAWPVLRAGLSAAVTVEEDEALSAERDLGAAGISSGASGAATLAGLRAALAAGHREELGLTEDSTVVLISTEASPEFGRHSAT, encoded by the coding sequence GTGCTCTGGCACCACAACCCGGCCGGGCGGGACTGGCGATGTTCAGCCGCGCCGACCGAAGTACTGGCGTTCCATCGAGGGCTGGCTGACTACGCCCCGACGCCGTTGCGCGAGGTGCCGTCTCTGGCGGCGGAGCTCGGGGTCGGTCGTCTCTTGGTGAAGGACGAGTCCCAGCGACTCGGACTGGGAGCCTTCAAGGCGCTCGGGGCCTGGTGGGCGATCCACTGCGCGGTCCAGGAGCACACCGGATCTCTGGAGCTTGTTACTGCCACTGACGGCAACCACGGTCGCGCGGTTGCTCGGATGGCGGCCATGCTCGGTCTGCCGGCGCATGTGTTCGTGCCGGACGTGATCAGTGAACGCGCTGTCGATGCCATTCGTGCAGAAGGCGCGACCGTCACGGTCGTGCCTAAGTCGTACGACGCTGCGGTGGCTGCTGCGGCCTCGGTGGCGACAGGGAACCGAGTGCTTATCCAGGACGCGGCCTGGCCCGGGTACGAGGTCGTGCCGCAGCGCATCGTCGACGGCTACTCCACCCTGTTCCGGGAGATCGTGGTGGAGCCGGATCTGGTCGTCGTGCCGATGGGAGTGGGCTCTGTTGCGCAAGCGGCGGTGACGCATTACCGAAGCTGCGCGGCTGCACCCGTAGTACTGGGTGTTGAGCCAGAGCGTGCCGCGTGCATCAGCGCGAGCCTGGAGGCGGACGAGCTCGTCTCGGTCAGTACGGGCACCACAGTCATGGCCGGGCTCAACTGCGGTACGCCGTCGACCCTCGCTTGGCCAGTACTGCGAGCAGGGCTGAGCGCAGCCGTCACGGTCGAGGAGGACGAAGCGTTGAGCGCCGAGCGGGACCTCGGTGCTGCAGGGATCTCCTCGGGCGCCAGCGGGGCCGCCACCTTGGCAGGACTCCGTGCCGCTCTGGCTGCTGGTCACCGTGAAGAGCTGGGACTGACCGAGGACAGCACGGTCGTCCTGATCAGCACCGAGGCCTCGCCTGAATTCGGTCGACACTCAGCGACCTGA
- a CDS encoding helix-turn-helix domain-containing protein, translated as MLLRQVIGNVFRRLRRERGITLRELAEQAQVSVPYLSEIERGRKEPSSEILAAICRALDLELADLLHEVQYDLATVARTALPIRLQTAAIQVRESQSVRVASSGPAAYSTSSQAFALVA; from the coding sequence GTGTTGCTACGCCAGGTGATCGGGAACGTCTTCCGCCGGCTGCGGCGCGAGCGGGGCATCACCCTGCGCGAGCTGGCCGAACAGGCCCAGGTATCGGTGCCGTATCTCTCCGAGATCGAGCGCGGCCGCAAGGAGCCCTCGTCGGAGATCCTGGCGGCCATCTGCCGCGCTCTCGACCTGGAGCTTGCCGACCTGCTGCACGAGGTCCAGTACGACCTGGCCACGGTCGCCCGTACTGCGCTGCCGATCCGCCTGCAGACCGCAGCCATTCAGGTGCGCGAGTCCCAGTCGGTCCGGGTCGCCTCCTCGGGTCCCGCGGCTTACTCCACCTCGTCGCAGGCGTTCGCACTGGTCGCCTAG
- a CDS encoding ClpP family protease, translated as MSETKLPNALDNHIYQRLLWQRILVLGDELKDENANALCAQLLLLNAEDPKADISLYINSPGGSVSAGLAIYDTMSFISNDVATYAMGLVASMGQVLLACGAPGKRYSLPHARIMMHQPLGGIGGTATDIKTQAEQAILAKKDLAKLISQRTGQPLDRIEADFDRDRWFTADEALDYGIIDKVLTNPVPVG; from the coding sequence ATGAGCGAGACGAAGCTTCCGAATGCCCTCGACAACCACATCTACCAGCGGCTGCTCTGGCAGCGGATCCTGGTGCTCGGCGACGAGCTCAAGGACGAGAACGCGAACGCCCTCTGCGCCCAGCTGCTGCTGCTGAACGCAGAGGACCCGAAGGCGGACATCTCGCTCTACATCAACTCACCGGGCGGCTCGGTCTCGGCCGGACTGGCGATCTACGACACGATGAGCTTCATCAGCAACGACGTCGCGACGTACGCGATGGGCCTGGTCGCGTCGATGGGACAGGTCCTGCTGGCCTGCGGCGCACCCGGCAAGCGCTACTCGCTGCCGCACGCGCGGATCATGATGCACCAGCCGCTCGGCGGCATCGGCGGTACGGCGACCGACATCAAGACCCAGGCCGAGCAGGCGATCCTGGCGAAAAAGGACCTGGCCAAGCTGATCAGCCAACGGACCGGCCAGCCGCTGGACCGGATCGAGGCCGACTTCGATCGCGACCGCTGGTTCACCGCCGACGAGGCGCTGGACTACGGGATCATCGACAAGGTCCTGACCAACCCGGTCCCCGTCGGCTGA
- a CDS encoding SDR family oxidoreductase, whose protein sequence is MSHELEKPLVRKVALVAGGTRAAGRGVAVQLGAAGATVYVTGRSTRSGRSEMDRVETIEETAELVDAAGGRGIAVRVDHTEPEQVRALVERIEQEQGELHILVNDIWGQTGEPDWDKTVWESSLESGLRLLRLGVETHAITSHFALPLLLKTPGGLVVEMTDGTDEYNATNYRVSFFYDVAKGAVSRMAFALAHEVGSRGGTAVLLTPGWLRSEAMLDGFGVTEENWRDATKNFPHFAISESPSYVGRAVAALAADPQVARWNGKSTSSGALAQLYGFTDLDGSQPDAWRYIVEIQDPGKPANTTGYR, encoded by the coding sequence ATGAGTCACGAGCTGGAGAAGCCGCTGGTCCGGAAGGTGGCGTTGGTGGCGGGTGGGACTCGGGCGGCTGGGCGTGGGGTGGCGGTGCAACTGGGAGCGGCCGGGGCGACGGTGTATGTGACTGGGCGGAGTACGCGTTCAGGGCGGTCCGAGATGGATCGGGTGGAGACGATCGAGGAGACGGCGGAACTTGTCGACGCGGCGGGCGGTCGCGGGATCGCAGTACGGGTTGATCACACCGAGCCGGAGCAGGTTCGGGCGCTGGTCGAGCGGATCGAGCAAGAGCAGGGTGAGCTGCACATCCTGGTGAACGACATCTGGGGTCAGACCGGCGAACCCGACTGGGACAAGACGGTTTGGGAGTCGTCGCTCGAGAGTGGACTGCGGTTGCTGCGGCTGGGTGTGGAGACGCATGCGATCACCAGCCACTTCGCGTTGCCGTTGCTGCTCAAGACGCCGGGTGGGCTGGTCGTCGAGATGACCGACGGCACTGACGAGTACAACGCGACCAACTACCGCGTCTCGTTCTTCTACGACGTCGCGAAGGGCGCGGTGAGCCGGATGGCGTTCGCGCTCGCGCACGAGGTCGGTTCCCGCGGCGGGACAGCCGTCCTGCTGACACCGGGTTGGCTGCGGTCGGAGGCGATGCTCGATGGGTTCGGCGTCACCGAGGAGAACTGGCGGGACGCGACCAAGAACTTCCCGCACTTCGCCATCTCCGAGAGTCCTTCGTACGTCGGTCGCGCGGTCGCCGCACTCGCCGCTGATCCGCAGGTGGCCCGCTGGAACGGCAAGTCCACCTCCAGCGGCGCACTGGCCCAGCTCTACGGCTTCACCGACCTGGACGGCAGTCAGCCCGACGCCTGGCGCTACATCGTCGAGATCCAGGACCCCGGCAAACCCGCCAACACTACCGGCTACCGCTGA
- a CDS encoding DUF4865 family protein — protein MQYEINLPTDYDMGIIRRRVETLGDRTDDFDGLGIKAYLVQDQANGAIVNQYAPFYLWNDPAGMSRFLWGGGFFTGICKSFGRPAVQHWTGVDVRPGVAVDQPALAATKHVQLLPPDVDPADPVAAAVEVLTKTAALDGVHSSAIAVDPSRWELVHFTLWSGEPGIVPGTRYQVLHLSTPGTKALLGG, from the coding sequence ATGCAGTACGAGATCAATCTGCCGACCGACTACGACATGGGGATCATCCGGCGGCGGGTGGAGACGCTGGGGGACCGCACCGACGACTTCGACGGTCTGGGCATCAAGGCCTACCTGGTGCAGGACCAGGCGAACGGCGCGATCGTGAACCAGTACGCGCCGTTCTACCTGTGGAACGATCCGGCGGGGATGAGCCGGTTCCTGTGGGGCGGCGGCTTCTTCACCGGCATCTGCAAGTCTTTCGGACGTCCTGCCGTTCAGCATTGGACGGGAGTCGACGTCCGGCCGGGAGTGGCTGTGGATCAGCCGGCGTTGGCTGCGACCAAGCATGTGCAGCTGCTGCCGCCCGACGTCGATCCGGCGGATCCGGTCGCGGCCGCCGTCGAGGTGCTGACGAAGACCGCCGCGCTGGACGGTGTCCACAGCTCGGCGATCGCGGTGGATCCGAGCCGCTGGGAGCTGGTGCACTTCACCTTGTGGAGTGGTGAGCCGGGGATCGTCCCCGGGACTCGTTACCAGGTTCTGCACTTGTCCACACCCGGCACAAAAGCCCTGTTGGGTGGCTGA
- a CDS encoding MFS transporter, translating to MYPLYQLLFTDHGLSTSQVSTLFIIWSTTAFLLEVPSGAWADVFSRRKLLMLGSALSGLGYASWILLPTYAGFALGFILWGISSALISGTFEALVYDELAARGTAHKYAGLIGRAKAARAGPELGCYRIGGSAVPARWLLVGGRDQRAQLFRAPTGRDVPARGGCCRHG from the coding sequence TTGTATCCGCTGTACCAGTTGCTGTTCACGGATCACGGGTTGTCGACATCGCAGGTGTCGACGCTGTTCATCATCTGGTCGACGACCGCGTTCCTTCTCGAGGTGCCCTCGGGTGCCTGGGCGGACGTGTTCTCGCGCCGCAAACTGCTGATGCTCGGTTCAGCGCTGAGTGGCCTCGGCTACGCCAGCTGGATCCTGCTGCCCACGTACGCCGGGTTCGCGCTGGGTTTCATCCTCTGGGGTATCAGCTCCGCGCTGATCTCCGGGACCTTCGAAGCCCTCGTGTACGACGAGTTGGCCGCACGGGGGACTGCCCACAAGTACGCGGGGCTGATCGGTCGCGCCAAGGCGGCCCGCGCTGGTCCTGAACTTGGCTGCTACCGCATTGGCGGCTCCGCTGTTCCAGCTCGGTGGCTACTCGTTGGTGGGCGCGATCAGCGTGCTCAGTTGTTTCGCGCACCTACTGGTCGCGATGTCCCTGCCCGAGGCGGCTGCTGTCGCCACGGTTGA
- a CDS encoding GNAT family N-acetyltransferase yields MRVRFPVDDHALSTLHALAFESPVEVQPWAARLERHALTWVGAFSNDRLVGFVQVCWDGGAHAFVLDTAVHPQYGRQGIGQQLVQTAAAEASAAGCEWLHVDYEPHLTNFYSRACGFSPTNAGLLKLRA; encoded by the coding sequence ATGAGAGTGCGCTTCCCGGTCGATGACCATGCCTTGTCAACGCTGCACGCGCTCGCCTTCGAGTCACCGGTCGAAGTCCAGCCCTGGGCAGCTCGCTTGGAGCGGCACGCCCTCACCTGGGTCGGTGCCTTCAGCAATGATCGGCTGGTCGGCTTCGTCCAGGTCTGCTGGGACGGCGGCGCGCACGCCTTCGTGCTCGACACCGCAGTGCACCCGCAGTACGGACGACAGGGCATCGGCCAGCAGCTAGTGCAGACCGCCGCCGCGGAGGCATCGGCAGCGGGCTGCGAGTGGCTACACGTCGACTACGAACCACACCTCACCAACTTCTACTCAAGAGCCTGCGGCTTCTCACCCACCAACGCAGGTCTACTCAAGCTGCGAGCTTGA
- a CDS encoding LysE/ArgO family amino acid transporter gives MPLLAGFATSLSLIVAIGAQNAFVLRQGLRGEHILPVVLTCAVSDALLISGGIAGLGALIESSPTALNIAKYGGAAFLFTYAVIAARRAFNPGAMSPADHAPAALRSVVLTCLGFTYLNPHVYLDTVVLLGSLANQRGTDGRWLYGLGAVAASFGWFFALGYLARKLGPIFARPRAWQFLDGGIALVMATLATWMVIP, from the coding sequence ATGCCCCTGCTAGCAGGTTTTGCCACGTCGCTTTCCCTGATCGTCGCGATCGGAGCGCAGAACGCCTTCGTCCTGCGCCAGGGACTGCGCGGCGAGCACATCCTGCCGGTGGTCCTGACCTGCGCCGTCTCGGACGCCTTGCTCATCTCCGGCGGGATCGCCGGACTCGGCGCCCTGATCGAGAGCAGCCCGACCGCGCTGAACATCGCGAAGTACGGCGGCGCTGCCTTCCTCTTCACGTACGCCGTGATCGCCGCGAGGCGGGCCTTCAACCCGGGGGCGATGAGCCCGGCGGATCACGCACCGGCGGCGCTGCGGAGCGTAGTACTGACTTGTCTTGGGTTCACGTATCTCAATCCGCACGTGTACCTCGATACCGTTGTCCTGCTGGGTTCGCTTGCAAACCAGCGCGGTACGGACGGGCGATGGCTTTACGGTCTCGGCGCGGTCGCGGCCAGCTTCGGCTGGTTCTTCGCGCTCGGCTATCTCGCCCGCAAGCTGGGACCGATCTTCGCCCGGCCGCGCGCCTGGCAGTTCCTCGACGGCGGCATCGCGCTGGTGATGGCCACACTCGCGACCTGGATGGTCATCCCCTGA
- a CDS encoding MBL fold metallo-hydrolase, producing MEVTVLCDAVAVFPEAVEAALPGWSSEHQAWTEANLPGNVAADGGWLLHFHSYLVTSDRGAVLVDTGIGPAGSEAANWLGTTGRLPGLLAAAGVGADEIDTVILTHVHLDHAGWNTAEENRPRFTNATYVVQQAELDHLGDGPTYERYLKPIAAAGQLRTVSGETTLNGLRLLPTPGHTPGHQCVITEVAILGGDVLVHPAQARWPELTYVYERNPTIATTSRHDVLALATTTGTPLAAAHPASTITADHLRATRPTSSSHPPPRTDLLTPCPPHRL from the coding sequence GTGGAGGTCACAGTGTTGTGCGATGCCGTTGCTGTCTTTCCGGAGGCGGTGGAGGCTGCGCTGCCGGGGTGGTCTTCGGAGCACCAGGCGTGGACCGAGGCGAACCTGCCGGGCAACGTGGCCGCGGACGGCGGCTGGCTGCTGCACTTCCACAGCTACCTGGTGACGTCCGATCGTGGAGCGGTCTTGGTCGATACCGGGATCGGGCCGGCTGGGAGTGAGGCGGCCAACTGGCTGGGCACGACCGGGCGACTACCTGGGTTGCTGGCCGCGGCAGGGGTTGGTGCCGACGAGATCGACACGGTGATCCTGACCCATGTCCATCTGGACCACGCGGGCTGGAACACCGCCGAGGAGAACCGGCCGCGGTTCACCAACGCGACGTACGTCGTACAGCAGGCCGAACTGGATCACCTCGGCGACGGCCCGACGTACGAGCGCTACCTCAAGCCGATCGCCGCAGCCGGCCAACTCCGCACGGTGTCGGGCGAGACCACCTTGAACGGCCTCAGGCTGCTGCCAACCCCAGGGCACACACCCGGCCACCAGTGCGTGATCACCGAGGTAGCAATCCTCGGCGGGGACGTCCTCGTCCACCCTGCCCAGGCCCGGTGGCCCGAACTCACCTACGTCTACGAACGCAACCCCACCATCGCCACCACCTCCCGCCACGACGTCCTAGCCCTAGCCACCACCACCGGCACCCCCCTCGCCGCCGCCCACCCCGCCTCAACCATCACCGCAGACCACCTGCGAGCAACCCGCCCAACTAGCTCCAGCCACCCACCACCCCGCACCGACCTCCTGACCCCGTGCCCACCCCACCGGCTCTAA
- a CDS encoding TetR-like C-terminal domain-containing protein gives MITTPGPAGAGRPRDTAIDVAVLEAALCELARNGMAGLSLAAVASAAGTTRPAIYRRWKDKTALVVDAVAHLAEVAPPTVTGEALTDLVAELEHFRQCISEASALPLAGLMLGDGVDQVVREQYAQKIVAPRRRRLKACLAAAVEQGDLPDDADFTIATSFLTGSWYAFALAETEPPANWASRTGDLVWRALGGDPAEVRSRTRSGR, from the coding sequence GTGATCACGACCCCCGGACCAGCGGGCGCCGGGCGGCCCCGGGACACCGCCATCGACGTGGCGGTTCTCGAGGCAGCGCTCTGCGAACTCGCGAGGAACGGTATGGCCGGGCTCTCCCTGGCGGCCGTGGCCTCGGCCGCCGGCACTACCCGGCCCGCGATCTATCGGCGGTGGAAGGACAAGACCGCCCTGGTCGTCGACGCCGTCGCTCACTTGGCCGAGGTCGCGCCGCCGACTGTGACGGGGGAGGCTTTGACCGATCTCGTTGCGGAGCTGGAGCACTTCCGGCAGTGCATCAGCGAAGCCTCGGCGCTGCCGCTTGCGGGGCTCATGCTCGGAGACGGTGTCGATCAGGTGGTTCGCGAGCAGTACGCGCAGAAGATCGTCGCGCCTCGTCGACGGAGGCTCAAGGCGTGCTTGGCCGCAGCGGTCGAGCAGGGCGACCTGCCCGATGACGCCGACTTCACCATCGCGACCTCGTTTCTCACCGGCTCCTGGTACGCGTTCGCGCTCGCCGAGACGGAGCCGCCCGCGAACTGGGCGAGCAGAACCGGGGATCTGGTCTGGCGCGCGCTGGGCGGAGACCCTGCTGAGGTGAGGTCGCGTACTCGGAGCGGGCGCTGA
- a CDS encoding TetR/AcrR family transcriptional regulator encodes MVNVGKPAGGRSGRPRAGEERLSRQTILDAALRIVDDEGLEAMTMRRLAATLGVNPMSIYHHLPNKAAVFAGLAELVFADLNNTSRAEATTSRKAGREVPVRRSAGRSPGASTPTRSGGDRWQDELMNAAHAYRNALRAHPNLALQVLADAAAVSEVVVLTVEPFYRALDRAGLTPRQIFEAVNTLIDFIHGFSLGEASVRADTFELAPDLLERVSKLQPGQAPTLTRIVEELGADGLHYEFDDGFETGLSLFVAGIGARFGR; translated from the coding sequence ATGGTTAATGTCGGCAAGCCGGCGGGTGGGCGATCGGGACGGCCGCGAGCGGGTGAGGAGCGCCTCAGCCGGCAGACGATCCTCGACGCTGCGCTGCGGATCGTCGACGACGAAGGGCTCGAGGCGATGACGATGCGCCGCCTCGCCGCGACCCTCGGGGTGAACCCGATGTCGATCTACCACCACCTGCCGAACAAGGCAGCAGTCTTCGCCGGCCTGGCCGAACTCGTCTTCGCCGACCTCAACAACACGAGTCGCGCTGAGGCCACAACGTCACGGAAGGCGGGAAGAGAAGTCCCCGTACGCCGTTCGGCCGGCCGGAGTCCAGGAGCCAGCACCCCCACTCGCTCCGGCGGGGACCGATGGCAGGACGAGTTGATGAACGCGGCCCACGCCTACAGGAACGCCTTGCGGGCGCACCCGAATCTCGCGCTGCAGGTCTTGGCGGACGCGGCGGCTGTGTCAGAGGTGGTCGTGCTGACCGTCGAGCCGTTCTACCGGGCACTCGACCGGGCCGGGCTGACCCCGCGCCAGATCTTCGAAGCAGTGAACACGTTGATCGATTTCATCCACGGCTTCAGCCTCGGCGAAGCATCGGTGCGGGCCGACACCTTCGAACTGGCACCCGATCTGCTGGAACGGGTGAGCAAACTACAGCCGGGCCAAGCCCCGACCCTGACGCGGATCGTCGAGGAGCTCGGCGCGGACGGCTTGCACTACGAGTTCGACGACGGCTTCGAGACCGGATTGAGTTTGTTCGTCGCCGGCATCGGCGCGCGCTTCGGCCGATAG